The following are from one region of the Dreissena polymorpha isolate Duluth1 chromosome 2, UMN_Dpol_1.0, whole genome shotgun sequence genome:
- the LOC127869639 gene encoding uncharacterized protein LOC127869639: MSQVHSPTFRDRLRFREKADDQTTIWLFSGEELNIQFELPSPAVVDIVDIRYSNDGDYDLISVSLDGKELGQFKTNAHYAWGDLWNAFESSGPVGGAQFLAAGQHEISLKVLDSDEYGLEVDYIRISAHGSRVENLRNEHFLCSHTPGKAESKARKAN; the protein is encoded by the coding sequence ATGTCGCAGGTCCACAGCCCGACTTTCCGAGATCGTCTGCGATTTCGCGAGAAAGCAGACGACCAGACGACAATCTGGCTGTTTAGCGGCGAAGAGTTGAACATTCAGTTTGAGCTCCCAAGTCCCGCTGTCGTGGACATCGTCGACATCCGGTACTCAAACGACGGCGATTACGATCTGATCTCCGTCAGTCTGGATGGCAAGGAGCTAGGCCAGTTCAAGACGAACGCGCACTACGCGTGGGGCGACCTCTGGAACGCCTTCGAGTCTTCTGGTCCCGTGGGAGGTGCCCAGTTCCTCGCCGCGGGACAGCACGAGATATCGCTCAAGGTGCTAGACTCGGATGAGTACGGCCTTGAGGTTGACTACATCCGGATCAGCGCACACGGGTCCCGCGTGGAAAATCTTAGGAACGAGCACTTCCTGTGTTCCCATACCCCGGGAAAGGCGGAGTCAAAGGCACGGAAAGCAAACTGA